A region from the Hoplias malabaricus isolate fHopMal1 unplaced genomic scaffold, fHopMal1.hap1 scaffold_278, whole genome shotgun sequence genome encodes:
- the LOC136685446 gene encoding noggin-1-like, protein MPRLLSLSLPLLSLMCLVRECACQHYYALRPAPSDALPIVELHEDPNPALDPAARDFNETELRRALGHLDARFLSVSPPPPPPHENEHDPAHEHSGGSGDLHAGPKKKNKNNMMMKKMKKKRRRRLWLRERALCPVSHAWTDLGARFWPRYVRLGSCSRERSCSVPPGMMCAPAASTHVTLLRWRCARRGSALRCAWIRVHYPVITECKCTCGSS, encoded by the coding sequence ATGCCTCGCCTCCTCTCGTTATCGCTGCCGTTGCTGTCCTTGATGTGCCTCGTGCGGGAATGCGCGTGCCAGCACTACTACGCGCTGCGTCCTGCGCCCAGCGACGCGCTGCCCATCGTGGAGCTGCACGAGGACCCGAACCCGGCGCTAGACCCCGCCGCGCGCGACTTCAACGAGACCGAGCTGAGGCGCGCGCTCGGACACTTGGACGCGCGCTTCCTCTCGGTGTCCCCACCTCCGCCTCCGCCTCACGAGAACGAGCACGATCCCGCGCACGAGCACTCGGGTGGGAGCGGCGACCTGCACGCGGGACCGAAAAAGAAGAATAAGAACAatatgatgatgaagaagatgaagaagaagcgGCGGCGGCGGCTGTGGCTGCGCGAGCGTGCGCTCTGCCCCGTGTCGCACGCGTGGACTGACTTGGGAGCGCGCTTCTGGCCGCGCTACGTGCGCTTGGGCAGCTGCAGTCGCGAGCGCTCGTGCTCGGTCCCCCCGGGCATGATGTGTGCGCCCGCCGCCTCCACGCACGTGACGCTGCTGCGCTGGAGGTGCGCGCGTAGAGGATCGGCGCTGCGGTGCGCCTGGATCCGTGTGCACTATCCCGTCATCACCGAGTGCAAGTGCACGTGCGGGAGCAGCTGA